Genomic DNA from Amycolatopsis alba DSM 44262:
TCGCCGGAGACGTTCTGCTGACTTGGTCTGCTGAACTGCTCCACTCCATCGACACATCCCATAGCCGCAAAGACGCCATGATGGCGCACTTCTACCAGATGTGCAATGCAGTCACCCTCGGCCAGCTGACCGAGGCATTCACCCCCGTCCAAGGGAGTTCCCTGGCCGACGCATTGGAGATCAGCAGGCTTAAGACCTCCAGCTACAGCATAGAAGGACCATTAGCCCTCGGCGGAGTTCTAGCGGGCGCGGCACCGGAAGTTCTCGACGTGTACCAGAGATTCGGACGAGGGCTAGGTGAAGCAATACAACTTCTTGACGACGTCGTAGACGCCTTCTCGGGAATCGAAGACTCGACGCGGGTCACGCCAGAGGTTATCGCGGAGCTGCGACAACCGAAACCGTCCTCGTTAATCCTGGCGGCCACCGAACGCGCACAACCTCATCAGGCCGCTCGAATAGCGCGTCTCTACGGAGACCCCTATCTCGACGAGGCGGGTGCCGCCGAGCTTCAACAGGTCATTATCGCGACTGGCGCCCGAACCGCAATGGAAGAGATGCACCGCCAGCGTCTGGCAACAGCACTGGAGACTCTCCGTGAGCTACCCGACCCGGGCGAAGCGTGTCACGAGTTGACAAATCTGGCGAAGATGTTCGCCGGCAGCCTCATCCGTCACGCCGACTCCGTGCCGCCAGCCGGTGCAGCCGGTGATCCGCCAGTACCGTCGATCACGTTCGGCTTGACGTCGACGACAGGACCTGCGGACTACGCACCGAACGTCCAGGTACTGAAGGCAAGGATCGAACAGTCACTCGAAAAATTCATCGAAGAGCAGATACAGGTTATCGACACCTACGAGAAAGAAACTTTGTTCGGTTTACTCAGGCCTTACCTCCTCGAAGGCGGTAAGAGATTGCGGCCAATTTTCTGCTATTGGGGTTGGCGTGGTGCCGGCGGCGAGGACAACGACCAGATAGTTCGCGTCGCGTCGACGATCGAACTCTTTCATCACTTCGCAGCCTCGCAAGACGACGTAATGGACGAAAGCGCCTTTCGCTGGGGTCGACCCACTCTCCACCGCACGCTAGCCGACCTGCATTCCAAGTCTGACTGGATGGGCGACAGTGACAAGTTCGGGGCATCGATCGCGATCATCCTCGGTGACCTATGCCTAACCTGGGCGGATGATTTATTCCACAACTGCGGACTGCCACCGGAGCGGCTTTTCACCGCGTGGCCGATATACCAAAGCATGCGTCGCGAAGCACTTATCGGCCAATACTTGGACGTCGCCAGTGTTACCCGTGATCCCGCGGCACCGCCGCGACTTTCGCAAGCTTTAAAGGCAATACGATACAAAAGTGTCGGATACACAATCAAGTTCCCATTACTACTAGGGGGAACACTCGCCGGCGCCCCATCCAAACTACTCGACACATATTCGGAATTCGGCCTACCCTTCGGAGAAGCGTTCCAGCTGCGCGATGACCTGTTCGGCGCCTTCGGCGACCCGAGGGTGACCGGAAAGCCCAATCTCGACGACTTCCGCGCAGGAAAGGAAACCGCACTGATCGCCTTGGCTGTAGAGCGCGCCAACCCGGCACAGGCCAAAGTCATCACTCGGCTCTACGGAAAACCCGACCTTGGAGATGCCGATGCGGAGACACTTCGGGAGGTTCTTGCTGCAACCGGTGCCGCCGACGCAGTCGAAGCAATGATCAGCGAGAGGACCGACAGTGCTCTTCGCATACTTGCCGAAGCTCCTGTCGAGAGGTCAGCCGCGTCCGCGTTGCGCGACCTCACCCTCGCCTGCGCGTGGAGAGAGTCCTGACGTCATGAGGACCCCACTTCCGTGGTCGCAGACCCTGGATTCAGCCGGCATCGTGGACCCCCTACTTCGCCGTGACTACACCTGGTGCGCCCACTACTCCCGGCGGCGCGATCTACCCTTGCACTTGGCTCTGCGGATTATCACTCCCGCACGCATCCAGCCACAGGTGCTGGCCGGAGCAGCGTTCTTTGGCTACACGGACGACCTGGCGGAACGTCCGCCCACCCGATTCTCCCGAGCCCGGCTCGACGACTGGGTAGCGTCGACTGCAAGGAGCATCGAATCCGGAAAGTCCTCACACCCGCTCATCCGTGCATACTTGCACGCTGCGGCGACGCGAAGACTTTCGCACGACTGGCCACTTGGACTGCTGCGCTCCACCGAGTCGGAGTTCGACTTCCGCGGATTCGCGGACGACCAGGCCATCAGTGACTACGTGGAGAGCTACACACTCCCAGGTGGCATGTGCTGTGTCGGCATGTTGTACGAAGGCGGCCCAGAGAAGGACAGCCTACGATTCTGGCGACATTTTGCTCAATTCACACAACGTGTGGACTTCCTTGCCGACTTATCCTCCGACATGCAGAACGGCCGTCTGAACCTAGCCTACGATTCTCTCCAGCGACACGGCGTAACATGGCAGGATCTGTGGGAACAGCGCGACACTCCAGGCATCCGAAAAATGCTCGAGGAGACATATGATCGGGCCTCCGAAGCAGGCGAGCTGGCACGCGCTTCCCTCGAATCCGAACGCCGCGGGATCCGTTTTGGCCTCGGGATCATCCTTGACCTTCTGGGGCACATGCTGGAAGACGCGCACTGTGGCTTTTCGTCGGTCCTGAAAAAGCCGATCGCGTTTCCTGTCCTGGCACTCCCGCGAGCCGTTGTCAGCTCAGGCAGGAACGTCGGGTTCCCGGGTTTGCGGATTGGCAACTTCCTTCGAGGATCTAGCCTCGAGTTACGACACGAGTTCAACGCCAGGTCCAGGAGTCAGCTTTGACGGTGTAGACACCGGAGCGAACGTAGAGGCATATCGGGCGCTGGAGCGGGAGCGACAGCGCGGTCAGGTCGAGTTAGGCGACAGTAGCGCGAGTGACCACACGGCAGAGTGACCACGACGTCGGCTGCCGCTGATGACCTTCAGACTGGACTACGCCACCTGTAACAGCCGTACCGAGGCGTGCGCGGGCTATCAATGGTGCGGACGGCTCGTGCAGACGTGCGCCACTCTCTGCGGGCCATCCCCGACCTGCGGGAACCGCGTGAGGGCCTGACCACCGTCGATTACATGGCCCAGGCATCGCCGCAATGTCCCGGCGCCCACAGGCCCCGGGACAGCACTTCAACCTCGTCCCCTCACCCGAACAGGCCGTCACCTTCACCGAGTACTTCGACCTGCTCACCCGCCATTGCGGCCGCGAGATCATCTCGCTGCCGTTCAAGGAATGGGTAGCGCTGTCCGGCAACAAGTGGCTGTCAGGGCTGAGGGAAGCACTACTCGCTCTCGAGCGAGCCGTGCCCCCGGACAGCCTACAGATATTCCGCGCTGAAAACCTGGCCTGGCTCAGCGGAGAGGCCTGGAAGCTCGCGCTTCACCGCAGCAACGACACACCCACGATCGGCCAATACCTGCGGTTGCGGTGGCAAAAAGGCGGAGCAGGCCACGCGGCCGCCTTCGCCGCTCCAGGAGCCGACTATGCGATGAGTACCGCAGAACTCTACGACCCTGTTGTGCGAGCCTTCACTCAGGCCACCCTCTACCCCTGCCTGTTCCTCGACGACCTGCTCTCCTCGGCAAGAGAACAACAATTCGGCCAGGTATCGCTGAACATCAATTCAGTTCCGGCTCACGAGCACGACCTCGACCCTACCTCGGCCCAGGCCAAAGCCTGGGAACTGTACGAACGGCTAATCTGCCTCATGCTTCGCCTGCAACGGCAACTCCTGGCCGACCCTCGCCCCGCCGTTGCCCGCTACGCCACGGAACTTCCACATTGGCTTCCGGCCACCATCGACTTCAGCATAAACAGTGCCCACTACCACGACCTGACAGACATCCGCGCCACCGAGCAGATCGCCCCACCTACCGTCATCATGACGGACAAGCCAACCGTGTGGAGTCCAAACAATCTGACACCCCCGCCGTACAAGGACCCCACCTGACCGTGGGACCACGTCACCCCATGAAGAGCAAGGCATCGCACGGTGAACCATTCCCCTGCGAGCACGACCATGTCCACATGCCAGGCCGTACATCACACGTGGTGGCCACGTGAAGCCCCGCGGCACAGATGCCGATCTCGGTCGAAACAACTCCTACCAGGCTCCAGGAAGGCGTTGACAATCTTCGACAACCCCGACGAAAGGGCCGAGACGATCAGAGCTCCTGACCGCCGAAGTACCCGATTGCCGCAGAGCTGCGACGGGTGGTGTCGGGTCGCGGGGTGTCGGATCAGTCGGTTTGCCAGCTGAGCACCACGCGACCCCAGTCGCCGAATGCACCCCGGCTCCCGTGAAAGCCCGTGCCGCCGACGGGGCTGTCCCCGAGCCCGCCCAATCCTCCGGGACCGCCATCGCCTCCATCGCCGCCGGAGCCGAACTGCTCGAAACCGGTACCGCCGACTCCGCCTGTGCCGCCCTCGCCACCCCTGCGAGAGCTGCCTGGGACCTCCGGGCCCTGGCCGGACTGTCCGGCGGCACCGTCGGCACCGGCGGCACCGGGTTTGTCGTCGAGGCGGCGGCCGCGGACGAAACCCACGTTGCCACAGCCGGTGTGGGCGCTGCCCCGGGCACCGTCGCCACCGGGACCGCCGGGACCGTCCGAACCGTCCCTGACGCCGCCATTACCGCCGCGTCGGCCGGTCTCCCCGGGGCGGCCGCCGGCGCCACCCTCGGCGGCGGCGAGCAAGGTCGCGAAGGTGGGCCGGCCTGTGCCCAGCCAGATGCCGCTCTCCTCGCCTCGCCCGCGGCCGGGCAGGCTGTCGGCATTGACACCGCGGCCCCCGAAACCGACCACGACCGTGAAAGTCTGACCTTTGTCGAAGCGCGACACCCGGCATTTGCCGTACTTGCCGGACGCGCCTCCACCACCTGCGCCGCCCCCGCCACCACCGCCCCCCACGCCGGCCAGCTGCCAAGGTACCGAGCCGCCAGCGCCTCCCGTGCCGCCGCGGCCGCCGCCTCCACCGGCCCCCCACACCTGCACGGTGATGTCCGCGTCGGAGGGGGCGGTGAACGTGTACACGCCGGGCCAGCCGAACACGACCTGCGCTTCCGCAGCGTGCGCGGCTGGGGCGGAGACGACCGCGCCGGCTATCCCGGCCGACAGCGCCACAAGGGTCACGCCGATCCGGCCCAGCCGCCGCCCCGGAGGCCCGGCGGGTGCCGGGCGAGAGGTAGTCATCATGGTTGCTCCTTCCCAGTCGCGCCGCTCTGCCCTGTCCGGGACGCGCGGCTGACGCGATCAGCAGATTCCTGCAGACGCGGGCTGAGCCCGCGGCCCGGCGACATGTCCACTCCCGGAAGGGACGCGCCGACGGCGACCTGGCACTGAACGACGGGATCTCCATCCCCGCGGATCGCTTCCCTGGCGGGCGCTTGCCGGACCCTGTAGATCAACGATGCAACCATAATTACTGTATAAGTCGCAGCATCTTAAGCCGAATGGCTCAACAGGCGTCGGGTTCTTGACGTGCCGTGGTTCCCGCCCGTGCGGGCGGGAACCACGGTGGAGAGCAGGCGCGGAACGCCCTGGATCGCGGGGGTTCCGCCGCGAATGCGGTGCCGGCAGGTGTCCTCGTCCGAGCACAGCGGCCACGGACGGCTGACTTGCCGGCGTAGCCACCGATGGGTGGTTACCTTGCCAGCAGAGGCTGTGGCGGACGGACGTGCCCACCATTACACCTCTATCGCCAGTGACAGAGGTGATTCGTGCTGACATCGGGCGCGGACAGCGTTGACGCAAAGTCAGATGATTCGTCCGGGCGGGTCCACACAGCTGACGTATCGCCACGTTCGTGTGAAAACCCGAGGATCAGGTTCTTCTCCCTGCGTGGCAGGGAATCTCTGAAGAGTTATCGCGTCCGAAGGAGGGGCCGACATGAACGACATACGCAGTGAATCAGCGGGACACGAGAAGCGGGCCATCGAGGCCGTCGAAAAGAACCTCAACGCGGTCGCTCAGGTCCACGCGACCCTCGCGGTGTCGAAAGCCATCAACAGAATCGCCGACTTAGCCGACCAGGACACCGAGCCCGGCCCAGCCAATGATCGCTGAAGGTTCCCGCCATTCACGCAGGAATCCTTCTCCTGACCGCATAACTGTGTGGTCAGGAGAAGGGCGTCCAAGCAACGAGGTGAACCGCATCGGGACTTTCCGCTCGATCTCGTGAGGTCGCCGTCGAGATCAGTCCGGTCCCGTGTCCTCGGCTGTTCGTTCGAATTGACCTGGCGGACAGGGGATTCATGCGGCTCGGACTGAATCTGGGGTATTGGCGAACAGGGTACAGGTGGAGTACCTCGACTTGGCGACGGTCGCCGACGATCTCGGGTTCTCGTCGGTGTGGGTTTCAGAGGTCTTCAGCTCGGACGCGGTGAGCATCGTGTCCTGGATCGCGGCGCGCACCCGCCGGGTGGACGTGGGGACCGCGGTGATGCAGATCCCCGCGCGGGCACCGGTCGTTCATGGTTGCAGCAGCTCCGTCAGATCGATGGGGACCCGTACTGGCCCGTGGCGATCTCGGCCGGAGTGTTCCTGTTGCTCTCGGTCGCGGTCTTGTGTCCGCACCGTGGTCGAGCAAGAGCTTGGTCATCGCGCCGGCGGGCGACTACGCCATCGGATGACCGCGAGGCGCAGCGGTGTCACGCCCGGCGTGTAGACGGTCTGGAAGTCCGCGCCGGCGTCGAGCAGCGTGCGGGCGGCCTCGGCCTGGCCTTCCTGGACCGCGAAATACAGCGGCGTGTAGCGGCTGCGGTGCACGGTGATGTTCACATCGACACCCGTCGGCCAAGCGACGCTCGAAGGTGCCGATATCGCCTTTTTGTGCCGCGTAATGGAGTTCGTCGCGTCCTTCGCGGTCCAGGTTGGTCATCACACCTCGATTCCGTTGTTGCGACGAGAGGTGCTGGTTGGCGCGGACGCTGCCCTCGGCTGCGGTGGCGTGCGGAGTGGTTCGGGGGCGGGACACGAAAGGGTGGTTCGCGGCGGCGGTCCGGTGTTGTCGCGGATCGGCCGTGTTGTACTGGGGCCGCAGTCGAGGTGCGCGCCTCTTCGTCAGTTCGGTCCGGGTCCGTTACCGGTGCGGGCGGGTCGGTGGTATCGCCTGGTCGCGGTGGCGTCGGCGTCCGTTGTTCCGGGGTACGGGTCCGAGCCGATCCGTAGACGGCCGCAGCATCCTCGCGTTCGCGCGATGCTGGTCGGCCAGACCAGGAGAGTGCCGGATGACACCAGACACCGATTCCCCGCCGGTCAGCGGTCGTTCCGCCGGGCGGCGGTGGGCGCTGCTCGCCGTCGCCGCGGCGGTGACCACCGCCGGCGTCGTCGCCGTCCCGCCGACAGCCCACGCCGCGGACGCCCGGACCTACAACCGGCCCGGGCAATACACCTTCACTGTGCCCGCCGGGGTCACCGCGCTCACCGTGCGCGTATGGGGAGGCGGAGGCGCCGGAGGCACCGGCGGGCCCGATTACGACGAAGGCACAGCCGTTCACTCCGAGCGAGCCGCCGGCGGCGGAGGCGGCGGAGGCGGCGGCGGCAGCTACCTCGAATGCACGCTGACCGGGATCAACCCCGGACAGCGCTACACCGTGACCGTCGGCGCCCCCGGCACACCTGAGCTGGCCAATGGCGTGCAGGAGCGCCTTCGCCGTATCATCGATTCGCTCCGGTCCGGCGCCATCACTCGTGCCGTCAAGGACCTTCTATTGATTCTGCGCAGTGCGCTTCCCAGTGCGCTTCCCATTGCCCGACAGGCTCTGACACTCGTACTAAGTGGCGATATCGATCGTGCTGTCGCCCTGCTCACCGCGTTCGTCGTGGGCGGGGACCTGGCGGGCGGCGGCAGCGCCGTGGTCGATGCCGGTAACCCCGCCACCGCGGTCCGCGCCCCGGGCGGCCACCCCGCAGCCAACGGGCACCAAGCCGCGAACAAGACCGGCGGACCGGGCGGACCCGGCGGGACCGGTGCCACCGCGCCGACGTGCACCGGTGCCGGCGAGGCCATCGCGACTGTGGTCAACACGGTCTCCGGTGGCAACGGCGGCACGGGCGGAAACGGCACCGCCGGGTCCCGTGGCAACGGCGGCGCAGGCGGAACCGGCGGTACCGGCTTCGACGGCGTGGGCGGCGGAGGCGGCGGAGGCGGCGGAGCCGGCACCCACGACGGCTTCGGCGGAAGGGGCGGAGCCGGAACCGACCAGGGTGAAGACGGCTACGCCGGAACGCAGACTGAGCAGGCCAAAGGCGCCGCCGGATCCCCTGGGCGGGTAGTCCTCACCTGGTAACCGCCCATCCCCTACCCGGGTCGGCGGTGCCCGGCAGCACGCCGCACCGCCGATCCGGACACCGCCCTCCCGCCCCGAAACCTGGCGGCCGTCCAGCGCCCCGAACGTAAGAGATATCCCGTGAGTTCCGGGGTTCCTCGGTGGGGACGCGAGGGTCTGTTCCGCCCAGGACCAGGGCGTTCCCACTCCTTTGGGTGATCATCTGCGGTTCTGACTCAACTTCAGCCTAGGTGAACCGATCTCGGAGAGGTCGAGTATCACGCATCTGGACTGAAGACGAGGAGACGCGGTTGACCCTGGCGGTGGTTCGGGACCTGCGTGAGCTGCGGCCGCCGGCGAATCCGGACGAGCTGGCGCAGCTGGAGACCGACGTGCTGGCCGGATTCGTGCTCGCCCGCGCCTCGGCCGGACTGGCGGACGGCACGATCAGCTCGGACGTCGGGCATCTGGAACAGGTGCGCACCTGGTTCGGGAAACCGTTGTGGGACATGGAACCCACCGACGCCGACGCCTACTTCGGCAAGACGCTGCGCCAGGCCGCAAAGGGCGCCCGGCTGGCCCGGTCGCAGGCGATGACCACGTTCTTCGCCTACCTCGAGTTGCGGCACAAGGTCGAGATCCACGCGGCCACCGGCCGGATCGTCGAGTGCCCGATCGACGAGATGAACAAACCCCGCGGCCGAAAGCAGGCCGCGCTGCGGATCCCGCCCACCGACGCCGAGGTCACCACCCTGTTCAGCGGGTGGCGCGAGGAGCTGATCACCTGCCGGAAGTTCGCGCCGTCCGCCCGCAACTATGTCGCGGCGAAGCTGATGTCCCTGGTCGGGCTGCGGATCAACGAGGCCCGCAACCTGGACCTGGCGGACGTGAAGTGGCACCTCGGCAAGTTCGGCAAGCTGCACGTCCGCGTCGGCAAGGGCGCCCGCGGCAGCGGGCCGCGCGAGCGGATGGTCCCGCTGATCAACGGCGCCGATCGGCTGCTGCGCTGGTTCATCGAAGACGTCTGGGGCCACTTCGGCGACGACCACACCCGCCCGGACGCGCCGCTGCTGCCCTCGGAGCGCAAGAACGCCGACGGCAGCTGCAAACGGATCGGCGACGATGCCCTGCGCGCCGGGCTCGCCGAAGCGACCGAGGCTCACCTGCCGAACTGGGCGGGATTGCTGACGCCGCATGTATTGCGGCATTTCTGCGCCAGCGATCTCTATCTGTCCGGGTTGGACTTGATCTCCATCCAGGAGCTCCTCGGGCACGCT
This window encodes:
- a CDS encoding terpene synthase family protein yields the protein MSRRPQAPGQHFNLVPSPEQAVTFTEYFDLLTRHCGREIISLPFKEWVALSGNKWLSGLREALLALERAVPPDSLQIFRAENLAWLSGEAWKLALHRSNDTPTIGQYLRLRWQKGGAGHAAAFAAPGADYAMSTAELYDPVVRAFTQATLYPCLFLDDLLSSAREQQFGQVSLNINSVPAHEHDLDPTSAQAKAWELYERLICLMLRLQRQLLADPRPAVARYATELPHWLPATIDFSINSAHYHDLTDIRATEQIAPPTVIMTDKPTVWSPNNLTPPPYKDPT
- a CDS encoding polyprenyl synthetase family protein, with the protein product MPTETNEHVQRRVAEELERFFAHKRREFGDRRLRSVLPVLCNFTLASKHIRSLFCYWGWRGARPGPSEPDRELISTCAALELLHAGLLVHDDIVDGDDTRRGQPTVRRSFADISPHPANANRQQRTGDDAALLAGDVLLTWSAELLHSIDTSHSRKDAMMAHFYQMCNAVTLGQLTEAFTPVQGSSLADALEISRLKTSSYSIEGPLALGGVLAGAAPEVLDVYQRFGRGLGEAIQLLDDVVDAFSGIEDSTRVTPEVIAELRQPKPSSLILAATERAQPHQAARIARLYGDPYLDEAGAAELQQVIIATGARTAMEEMHRQRLATALETLRELPDPGEACHELTNLAKMFAGSLIRHADSVPPAGAAGDPPVPSITFGLTSTTGPADYAPNVQVLKARIEQSLEKFIEEQIQVIDTYEKETLFGLLRPYLLEGGKRLRPIFCYWGWRGAGGEDNDQIVRVASTIELFHHFAASQDDVMDESAFRWGRPTLHRTLADLHSKSDWMGDSDKFGASIAIILGDLCLTWADDLFHNCGLPPERLFTAWPIYQSMRREALIGQYLDVASVTRDPAAPPRLSQALKAIRYKSVGYTIKFPLLLGGTLAGAPSKLLDTYSEFGLPFGEAFQLRDDLFGAFGDPRVTGKPNLDDFRAGKETALIALAVERANPAQAKVITRLYGKPDLGDADAETLREVLAATGAADAVEAMISERTDSALRILAEAPVERSAASALRDLTLACAWRES
- a CDS encoding tyrosine-type recombinase/integrase, producing the protein MTLAVVRDLRELRPPANPDELAQLETDVLAGFVLARASAGLADGTISSDVGHLEQVRTWFGKPLWDMEPTDADAYFGKTLRQAAKGARLARSQAMTTFFAYLELRHKVEIHAATGRIVECPIDEMNKPRGRKQAALRIPPTDAEVTTLFSGWREELITCRKFAPSARNYVAAKLMSLVGLRINEARNLDLADVKWHLGKFGKLHVRVGKGARGSGPRERMVPLINGADRLLRWFIEDVWGHFGDDHTRPDAPLLPSERKNADGSCKRIGDDALRAGLAEATEAHLPNWAGLLTPHVLRHFCASDLYLSGLDLISIQELLGHAWIASTLNYVHVHRSRIEEAWLAGQQRAAQRLGGLLS
- a CDS encoding phytoene/squalene synthase family protein; this encodes MRTPLPWSQTLDSAGIVDPLLRRDYTWCAHYSRRRDLPLHLALRIITPARIQPQVLAGAAFFGYTDDLAERPPTRFSRARLDDWVASTARSIESGKSSHPLIRAYLHAAATRRLSHDWPLGLLRSTESEFDFRGFADDQAISDYVESYTLPGGMCCVGMLYEGGPEKDSLRFWRHFAQFTQRVDFLADLSSDMQNGRLNLAYDSLQRHGVTWQDLWEQRDTPGIRKMLEETYDRASEAGELARASLESERRGIRFGLGIILDLLGHMLEDAHCGFSSVLKKPIAFPVLALPRAVVSSGRNVGFPGLRIGNFLRGSSLELRHEFNARSRSQL
- a CDS encoding LLM class flavin-dependent oxidoreductase, which translates into the protein MWVSEVFSSDAVSIVSWIAARTRRVDVGTAVMQIPARAPVVHGCSSSVRSMGTRTGPWRSRPECSCCSRSRSCVRTVVEQELGHRAGGRLRHRMTARRSGVTPGV